One region of Dokdonia sp. 4H-3-7-5 genomic DNA includes:
- a CDS encoding tetratricopeptide repeat protein: MIKWILLLCFPVFVVAQNDNAFAKAETLFKKEQYQQAKPFFKTYLSAHPTHAKTIEYLGDIEGYAENWNDAISYYEQLVEQYPKNANYHYKYGGVMGMKALAVNKLRAATMIGDIKEAFETAATLDPKHIEARWALIEFYIQLPSIIGGSEDKAMKYADQLASISPVDGYLAHGYIAEYNNRSNDAEVNYRKAVQVGGSVTCYQKLQEHYEKNNKPEEALATVKAAQTKHEEDNRLHYQFGKIAGQYGIGLDQGISCLHKYIDNYTAKDGVPKDWAYLRLAQIYKHKGDKSKAEQWIGKALASRSDFKEALLERKEIQLL, from the coding sequence ATGATAAAATGGATTCTCTTATTGTGCTTTCCTGTTTTTGTGGTAGCACAAAATGATAACGCTTTCGCGAAAGCGGAAACTCTTTTTAAGAAAGAACAATATCAACAAGCAAAACCATTTTTCAAAACATACTTATCTGCGCATCCTACTCATGCAAAAACTATCGAATATCTAGGCGATATAGAAGGCTATGCAGAAAACTGGAATGATGCCATATCATATTATGAGCAACTAGTTGAGCAGTATCCTAAGAATGCAAACTATCATTATAAATATGGTGGCGTAATGGGAATGAAAGCGCTAGCAGTAAATAAGCTGAGAGCGGCGACCATGATAGGCGATATCAAGGAGGCTTTTGAAACTGCGGCAACACTTGACCCAAAACATATTGAAGCTAGATGGGCACTCATTGAATTTTATATTCAGTTACCAAGTATCATAGGAGGGAGTGAAGATAAAGCTATGAAATATGCAGATCAGCTTGCAAGCATATCACCAGTAGATGGGTATCTAGCTCATGGATATATTGCAGAATATAATAATCGTTCTAATGATGCAGAGGTAAATTATAGAAAGGCAGTTCAAGTAGGTGGTTCTGTAACTTGTTACCAGAAATTACAAGAACATTACGAAAAAAACAATAAGCCGGAAGAGGCACTAGCTACGGTAAAGGCTGCTCAAACTAAGCATGAAGAAGATAATAGATTGCATTATCAGTTTGGGAAAATCGCTGGTCAATACGGAATAGGCCTAGATCAAGGAATATCTTGTTTACATAAATACATTGATAATTATACAGCCAAAGACGGAGTGCCAAAAGACTGGGCTTACTTGCGTCTAGCGCAGATTTATAAGCATAAAGGAGATAAAAGTAAGGCAGAGCAATGGATAGGTAAAGCTCTAGCCAGTCGTTCTGACTTTAAGGAAGCATTGCTAGAACGCAAGGAAATCCAGTTGCTTTAA
- the purK gene encoding 5-(carboxyamino)imidazole ribonucleotide synthase translates to MTNYFSSQFKLGILGGGQLGKMMLYDTRKYDIQTYVLDPSDDAPSKIACDYFEQGSLMDYDTVVAFGKKVDVLTFEIESVNIEALEALEKEGVKVFPQPSVLRNIQDKGIQKDFYAQHNIPTAGYTKYAFAKAVKENLGTASSDIEFPFIWKSCTGGYDGKGVSVVRNAEDLDHLPQVPCIAEKMIPFKNELAVIVARSVSGEVKTYPVVEMEFHPEANQVEYVICPARIDENVANKARAIAEQVSNAFGHVGLLAVEMFQTEDNEILVNEVAPRPHNSGHYSIEGSFTNQFEQHLRAILDLPLGNTDSKVASVMVNLVGDEGHTGAVKYKNIEQIMAMDGVTPHIYGKKETRPFRKMGHVTIVDHNLAKARQVAQEVKENIRVIAQ, encoded by the coding sequence ATGACAAACTACTTCTCTTCACAGTTTAAACTTGGAATTTTAGGCGGTGGCCAGCTCGGTAAGATGATGCTTTACGATACTAGAAAGTATGATATTCAAACATATGTGCTTGACCCTAGTGATGATGCTCCTAGCAAGATTGCTTGTGATTATTTTGAGCAAGGAAGTCTTATGGATTATGATACGGTAGTCGCTTTTGGCAAAAAAGTAGATGTACTTACTTTTGAGATAGAAAGTGTAAATATAGAAGCCCTTGAAGCACTAGAAAAAGAGGGGGTGAAAGTGTTTCCGCAACCATCTGTGTTGCGCAACATACAAGACAAAGGGATACAGAAAGACTTTTATGCACAACACAACATTCCAACAGCGGGATATACAAAGTACGCTTTCGCGAAAGCGGTAAAAGAAAACTTAGGCACAGCATCAAGTGATATCGAGTTTCCATTTATCTGGAAATCATGTACGGGAGGATATGATGGAAAAGGAGTCTCTGTCGTAAGAAACGCCGAAGATTTAGACCACCTACCTCAAGTACCATGCATCGCCGAAAAAATGATCCCGTTTAAAAATGAGCTTGCAGTAATTGTAGCTCGTAGTGTATCTGGCGAAGTAAAGACATACCCTGTAGTGGAAATGGAATTTCATCCAGAAGCAAACCAAGTTGAGTATGTAATATGCCCAGCTCGTATAGATGAGAATGTTGCAAATAAAGCTCGTGCTATAGCAGAGCAGGTTTCAAACGCATTTGGCCACGTAGGTCTGCTTGCTGTCGAGATGTTTCAAACAGAAGATAATGAGATTCTTGTAAATGAAGTTGCTCCTAGACCTCACAATAGCGGTCATTACAGCATAGAGGGAAGTTTTACAAATCAGTTTGAACAACATCTTAGAGCTATTTTAGACCTACCACTAGGTAACACAGATAGCAAAGTAGCATCTGTAATGGTGAACCTAGTAGGTGATGAGGGACATACAGGCGCAGTAAAATATAAGAACATAGAACAAATTATGGCGATGGATGGTGTAACACCACACATTTATGGCAAGAAGGAGACAAGACCTTTCCGCAAGATGGGACACGTTACCATTGTAGATCACAATCTTGCAAAGGCAAGACAAGTAGCTCAAGAGGTTAAAGAAAACATACGTGTAATTGCACAATAA
- a CDS encoding DUF4136 domain-containing protein, whose product MRIFLCLIASLMLTSCGTMYVDYDYDTKKDIAGYKNYDYDFSEPSGLSEFDERRFLKYTDSILQSRGFVKTIENEIFIKIKANEFETNSRNTIGVGLGGGGGNVGVGVSGGIPIGGAERHLQLIFTIYEAQNAQATLWEATSESDVKVKASLEKKEAHFKKLAEKILSKYPPQK is encoded by the coding sequence ATGCGGATTTTTTTATGTCTTATCGCCTCATTAATGCTCACTAGCTGCGGGACGATGTATGTAGATTATGATTACGATACTAAGAAAGATATTGCTGGTTATAAAAATTACGATTACGACTTCTCTGAGCCATCAGGCTTATCAGAGTTTGACGAGCGTAGATTCTTAAAATATACAGATAGCATATTGCAGTCTCGAGGCTTTGTAAAAACGATAGAAAATGAGATTTTTATCAAAATAAAAGCAAACGAATTTGAGACCAACTCTAGAAACACCATTGGCGTAGGCCTTGGAGGAGGAGGAGGTAATGTGGGAGTGGGTGTAAGTGGTGGGATTCCTATAGGAGGAGCCGAAAGGCACTTACAGCTTATCTTCACCATTTATGAAGCTCAAAATGCGCAAGCCACCTTATGGGAGGCAACGAGTGAGAGCGATGTAAAGGTAAAAGCGTCTCTTGAGAAAAAGGAAGCTCATTTTAAGAAGCTGGCCGAAAAGATTTTAAGTAAATATCCACCTCAGAAGTAA
- the obgE gene encoding GTPase ObgE produces the protein MTEGNFVDYVKIHTTSGNGGSGSAHLHREKFIEKGGPDGGDGGRGGHIIIRGNTNLWTLIHLKFKKHLRAGHGGNGAKSRSTGHDGVDEYIEVPLGTTIKDTETDQVLFEITEDGQEFIAARGGMGGRGNWHFKTSTNQTPRHSQPGIDGYEVHLTLELKVLADVGLVGFPNVGKSTLLAAITAAKPKIANYEFTTLKPNLGIVAYRDFRSFVMADIPGIIEGAAEGRGLGHRFLRHIERNSTLLFMIPADADSIAEQYEILLNELQKYNPELLDKSRLIAITKSDMLDEELKAEVSEELDRELPIPYLFISSIAQQGLVELKDALWKMMNE, from the coding sequence ATGACTGAAGGAAATTTTGTAGACTATGTAAAGATTCACACGACCTCTGGAAATGGAGGTTCTGGTTCTGCGCATTTACACCGTGAGAAGTTTATTGAGAAGGGTGGTCCAGATGGAGGAGATGGAGGTCGTGGAGGCCACATTATTATAAGAGGAAATACTAACCTATGGACCCTTATACATTTAAAATTTAAAAAACACTTGCGTGCTGGTCACGGAGGAAACGGTGCAAAATCAAGATCAACAGGTCATGATGGTGTAGATGAATATATAGAAGTGCCACTAGGGACTACTATAAAAGACACAGAGACTGATCAGGTGCTTTTTGAAATCACAGAAGATGGTCAAGAGTTTATTGCTGCTAGAGGTGGTATGGGAGGTCGTGGTAACTGGCACTTTAAGACGAGTACAAACCAAACTCCTAGGCACTCACAGCCAGGGATAGACGGTTATGAGGTACACCTTACTTTAGAACTTAAAGTACTTGCAGATGTAGGTCTTGTAGGATTTCCAAACGTAGGTAAATCTACATTGCTCGCGGCAATCACAGCGGCAAAGCCTAAAATTGCCAACTATGAATTTACTACACTTAAGCCTAATTTAGGTATTGTAGCTTACAGGGATTTTAGATCTTTTGTAATGGCAGATATTCCGGGTATTATAGAAGGAGCTGCTGAGGGTAGAGGATTAGGACATCGCTTCTTACGTCACATAGAACGTAACTCTACATTACTTTTTATGATCCCTGCAGATGCAGATAGTATTGCAGAGCAGTATGAAATACTACTTAACGAGCTTCAAAAATACAATCCAGAATTACTTGATAAAAGTAGACTCATCGCTATCACAAAAAGTGACATGCTCGATGAAGAACTAAAAGCAGAAGTCTCAGAAGAACTAGATAGAGAACTTCCGATACCATACTTATTTATTTCTTCTATTGCGCAACAAGGTCTAGTAGAGCTTAAAGATGCATTGTGGAAAATGATGAATGAGTAG
- a CDS encoding adenylate kinase: MKNTITLHDLSFEKFITKTNVQHAVNGVAVRLNEDYRGKCPVFLTVLNGAFLFSSELIKKFDHDCELSFIKVASYEGTQQSDEIHTVMGAEPSLKGRDVIVVEDIVDSGNTVETIIKILKDEEVASFTIASLLYKPAAYKKPYKIDYIGLEVPNDFVVGYGLDYNGLGRNLTSIYKLKESTMTNLVLFGPPGAGKGTQAEVLKEKYNLVHISTGDVFRYNIKNATELGTLAKSYIDKGQLVPDSVTIKMLNAEVEKNADAKGFIFDGFPRTEAQAEALAELLESKNTEVSGMVALEVDDEVLVQRLLERGKTSGRADDADEAVIRNRIKVYYAETAILKGYYEKQNKYHGVDGVGTVSEITDRLSKVIDTL; encoded by the coding sequence ATGAAAAATACCATCACACTACACGACCTCTCTTTTGAGAAATTTATTACAAAAACAAATGTGCAACATGCTGTAAACGGTGTGGCTGTGCGTCTTAATGAAGATTATAGAGGCAAATGTCCTGTATTTCTTACAGTACTTAACGGTGCATTTCTCTTTAGCTCAGAGCTCATTAAAAAGTTTGATCACGACTGTGAATTGAGCTTTATAAAGGTAGCGAGTTATGAAGGAACGCAGCAAAGTGATGAAATTCATACCGTAATGGGAGCAGAGCCATCACTTAAAGGACGCGATGTGATTGTGGTAGAAGATATAGTAGACTCTGGAAACACTGTTGAAACCATCATAAAAATACTTAAAGACGAAGAGGTTGCTTCTTTTACGATAGCATCCTTACTTTATAAGCCAGCGGCTTATAAAAAGCCTTATAAAATAGATTATATAGGGCTAGAAGTACCTAATGATTTTGTAGTAGGATATGGTCTAGACTATAATGGTCTAGGACGTAATCTTACATCCATTTATAAACTTAAAGAATCTACAATGACTAATCTGGTTTTATTTGGCCCTCCAGGTGCCGGTAAAGGAACACAAGCCGAAGTTTTAAAAGAAAAGTATAATCTAGTACATATAAGTACTGGAGATGTTTTTAGATACAACATTAAAAATGCTACAGAGCTAGGGACCTTAGCAAAATCATACATTGATAAAGGACAGCTTGTTCCAGATAGCGTAACTATAAAAATGCTTAATGCAGAGGTGGAGAAAAATGCCGATGCTAAAGGGTTTATTTTTGATGGTTTTCCTCGTACAGAGGCACAGGCAGAAGCACTAGCAGAATTACTGGAAAGTAAGAATACTGAGGTTTCTGGAATGGTTGCTTTAGAGGTGGATGATGAGGTGCTAGTACAACGTTTACTAGAAAGAGGTAAGACTTCTGGGCGTGCAGATGATGCAGATGAGGCAGTGATACGCAACCGTATTAAAGTATACTATGCAGAGACTGCTATCTTAAAAGGATACTACGAGAAGCAAAATAAGTATCACGGAGTTGATGGCGTGGGTACAGTAAGTGAGATTACAGACAGATTAAGTAAGGTGATTGACACCTTATAA
- a CDS encoding gliding motility-associated C-terminal domain-containing protein, giving the protein MKNILIIVLICCGYAFAKAQETAHNFGNIQIHHNGAIGFHGDLVNDGDFDNNLGLAGFYNQEEELFIIGNNKPVFFNMEVDVPEDLNFEVSVGVTNFLDFINGRITTPREDLGINLDFTDDAIYLGESDDNHVDGYVTNQGNLEFDFPIGDDFKIRQLTVVPLDPAGDVYQAAYFFEDPNTPSTLSGSFDRDSFQNTLSIIDSNEYWDLNGTLPVQARLTWDEDTQVPVLADGIESLRVVGYSEVLNRWVDLGNTQITGNEINGQITSDIFEPDGFAALTLGSVLRGGSSINVYTFFSPNGDGINETFVIEGLATSPDNELFIFNRWGVEVFSMKNYDNSFDGTSQGRVTVSQDDKLPVGTYYYVLKLKDQKDLAGAFYINR; this is encoded by the coding sequence ATGAAAAATATATTAATTATTGTCTTGATATGCTGTGGATACGCTTTCGCGAAAGCGCAAGAGACCGCACATAATTTTGGTAATATTCAAATTCATCACAATGGGGCTATAGGCTTTCATGGTGATCTTGTGAATGACGGAGATTTTGATAATAATTTAGGTCTAGCGGGTTTTTACAATCAAGAAGAAGAACTATTTATTATAGGAAACAACAAACCCGTCTTCTTTAATATGGAAGTCGATGTTCCAGAAGACCTAAACTTTGAAGTATCTGTAGGCGTTACTAATTTTTTAGATTTTATAAACGGGAGAATCACAACCCCAAGAGAAGACTTAGGAATTAATCTTGATTTTACTGATGATGCAATTTACTTAGGAGAAAGTGATGATAATCATGTGGACGGTTATGTCACAAATCAAGGAAATCTAGAATTTGACTTCCCTATAGGTGATGATTTTAAAATACGCCAACTTACAGTAGTCCCTCTAGACCCTGCTGGTGATGTGTATCAAGCAGCATATTTTTTTGAAGATCCTAATACTCCAAGTACGCTTTCTGGATCTTTTGATAGAGATTCTTTCCAAAATACATTATCTATTATTGATTCCAATGAATATTGGGATTTAAATGGAACACTACCTGTACAAGCAAGACTCACCTGGGATGAGGACACACAGGTACCGGTACTTGCAGATGGCATAGAGTCTCTGAGAGTTGTGGGTTACTCTGAAGTTCTAAATAGATGGGTAGACTTAGGAAATACACAGATTACAGGAAATGAAATTAATGGACAGATAACGTCTGACATCTTTGAGCCAGATGGTTTTGCTGCGCTTACACTTGGTTCTGTCTTAAGAGGGGGAAGCTCTATAAATGTTTATACCTTCTTCTCCCCAAATGGTGATGGCATTAATGAAACTTTTGTTATTGAAGGATTAGCTACTAGTCCAGACAATGAGCTGTTCATTTTTAACAGATGGGGTGTAGAAGTTTTCTCAATGAAAAACTACGACAACTCTTTTGATGGAACGTCACAAGGGAGGGTGACTGTATCTCAGGACGATAAACTGCCAGTAGGCACTTACTACTATGTGCTCAAACTTAAAGATCAGAAAGATCTAGCAGGAGCATTTTACATAAATCGCTAA
- a CDS encoding M15 family metallopeptidase, translating to MNRRTFSKLTLLGAVAASLPLQATTSFFQGISEDELLGKGAPLLTKTSAYRLRPEAAVAYEEMKSAAFKEGIKFQVVSSYRDYNHQNRIWERKYKSFRESGLNPTAAIEKIIQYSTIPGTSRHHWGTDIDIVDATPKVSGGLLIPSKFHGNGPFCKFKEWMDNNANTYGFYLVYTDNQNRNGFNYEPWHYSFKSLSLDYLNKYQELPIKSKLQSAKLLGSEHFTEAFIDRYLQHNVMDINPALRS from the coding sequence ATGAACAGACGCACATTTTCAAAATTAACGTTGCTAGGAGCAGTTGCTGCCTCCCTCCCACTTCAAGCAACCACATCATTTTTTCAAGGTATTTCTGAAGATGAATTGCTTGGTAAAGGTGCTCCGCTTCTTACTAAGACCTCAGCATACAGACTTCGACCAGAAGCTGCAGTTGCTTATGAAGAGATGAAAAGTGCAGCATTTAAGGAAGGAATCAAATTCCAAGTAGTATCTAGCTATAGAGACTATAACCACCAAAATAGAATCTGGGAACGCAAATACAAAAGCTTTCGCGAAAGCGGACTCAACCCAACTGCAGCTATTGAAAAAATAATACAATACTCCACCATTCCAGGAACTTCAAGACATCACTGGGGTACAGATATAGATATTGTGGACGCCACTCCAAAAGTTTCAGGAGGGCTTCTCATTCCTTCTAAATTTCATGGAAATGGCCCTTTCTGTAAGTTTAAAGAGTGGATGGATAACAATGCAAATACTTATGGATTTTACTTAGTCTACACCGATAACCAAAATCGTAATGGTTTTAATTACGAGCCGTGGCATTACAGCTTTAAAAGCTTATCACTAGATTACCTCAACAAGTACCAAGAATTGCCTATTAAAAGCAAATTACAATCGGCTAAATTATTAGGAAGCGAGCATTTTACAGAAGCGTTTATAGACCGCTATCTCCAACATAATGTAATGGACATCAATCCAGCCTTACGCTCTTAA
- a CDS encoding GNAT family N-acetyltransferase: MTPILETERLYLRTFTYEDALDLYEMNNNPDVIKYTGDSAFKNLKEAQDFISEYIRLRTIKTTKDSSKKSLARYAVIRKEDNAFLGWCGLKLHKDKGAVDIGFRFYKQYWKQGYATESTRGCISYAFFNLQLPFIIAHAHIDNLQSRKVLEKCSMNEIEKINYDNNPSILYRLDNEDYSLREIDAQDTWPVRHPVLRAGRPLEDVYMEADEKTSTFHLGMYHHNKIVGVASFMEDTHEEFTGIQTRLRGMAVLPEYRNKGIAAQILKKGEEILKERERTILWFNARTVALDFYKNLGYEMIGEEFDIPQVGPHVRMKKDLL, encoded by the coding sequence ATGACTCCCATTCTGGAAACAGAACGTTTGTATTTAAGAACATTTACTTATGAGGATGCTCTGGATCTTTATGAAATGAATAACAATCCAGATGTTATTAAATACACCGGAGATAGCGCGTTCAAAAATCTAAAAGAAGCTCAGGATTTCATAAGTGAATATATTAGGTTGCGCACTATTAAAACAACCAAAGATTCATCAAAAAAATCTTTGGCGAGATATGCTGTCATTAGAAAAGAAGATAACGCATTTTTAGGATGGTGTGGGCTTAAACTACATAAAGATAAAGGAGCAGTAGATATAGGGTTTCGGTTTTATAAGCAATACTGGAAACAAGGATATGCTACAGAAAGTACCAGAGGTTGTATATCTTACGCTTTTTTTAATCTACAATTACCATTTATAATTGCTCACGCACATATTGATAATCTACAATCTCGCAAGGTTTTAGAGAAGTGTAGTATGAATGAAATAGAAAAGATTAATTACGACAATAATCCTTCAATCTTGTATCGTCTAGATAATGAAGATTACTCACTTCGGGAAATTGACGCTCAAGATACATGGCCAGTAAGACATCCTGTTTTACGAGCTGGAAGACCACTTGAAGATGTATATATGGAGGCAGATGAAAAAACTTCTACCTTTCACCTAGGTATGTATCACCATAACAAAATTGTAGGAGTAGCCAGCTTTATGGAAGATACTCATGAGGAATTTACAGGCATCCAAACACGTTTACGAGGAATGGCTGTATTACCAGAATATCGCAATAAAGGAATAGCGGCACAAATACTTAAAAAAGGTGAAGAAATCTTAAAGGAAAGAGAACGCACTATCTTATGGTTTAATGCTCGCACAGTTGCACTAGACTTTTATAAAAATCTAGGCTATGAAATGATAGGTGAAGAATTTGATATTCCGCAAGTAGGGCCTCATGTTAGAATGAAAAAAGACTTATTATGA
- a CDS encoding GNAT family N-acetyltransferase, which produces MTIQHKERDDRGVFYIKGENGIISELTYSKDDNSVITIDHTETKIPQEGQGYASKLMAHAVEFAREHNLKINPLCPFAEVQFDRNPEFKDVLA; this is translated from the coding sequence ATGACCATACAGCATAAAGAAAGAGATGACCGAGGTGTCTTTTATATAAAAGGTGAAAATGGTATTATATCCGAACTTACCTACTCTAAAGATGATAATTCTGTAATCACAATAGACCACACAGAGACTAAGATCCCACAGGAAGGACAAGGCTATGCTTCAAAGCTTATGGCTCACGCCGTAGAATTTGCAAGAGAACATAATCTTAAGATTAATCCGCTATGTCCTTTTGCAGAGGTTCAATTTGATCGTAATCCAGAATTTAAAGACGTGCTTGCTTAA